AGTCCGGAGCGCCGAACGGGATGAGGGGACCGTCGACGTCGAGGAAGAGGAAGGGGCGGGCCACGGGGGAACCGTAGCCCGCCCCCGCGCTTACGAAGCGGCGGTCAGCACGGCGTCCTCGACTTGGGCGCGCCAGGGCGAGTCGATGCGGCCCGTGGATGGGCTGACGGCGAAGGAGTCCACGACGGCGCCGCCCAGGGTGGTGGCTTTGGCCCAGTGCACGGAGGCGCCCGAGCGGCTCAGGGCGCGGGCGACGCGGAAGAGCAGGCCGATGCGGTCGGTGGCGCGCAGTTCGAGAACCACGGTGTTGGGGCCGCTGGTTTCGTCGTCGAACCAGAGGACCTTGGGGGCGACGACGGACGACGCGGTGGTGGCGTAGTCGCGTTCCTTGGCGGCGAGGCGTTGGGTCAGGGGCAGGGTGCCGGCGACGGCGCGGGAGAACTGTTCGCGCAGGAGGGTCGAGTCGGGCAGGGAGCCGAACTTGGGCGAGGCGGTGAAGACGCCGACGCGGTCGCGCAGGACGGCGGCGTGGACTTCCAGCGAGTTGAGCGCCAGGACGCCCGCGGCGGGCGCGAGGAGCTCGGCGCGTGACGGGACGGCGAGGGTCACCGTGACGACCTTGCCGTGGGCGGTGATGCGGACCTCGCCGATTCCCGAGCGGACGGCTTCGGCCATGAGCTCGCGTTGTGAACTGTCCAGGGGATCCGGTGCGGTGAAACCCTTGCCGTGCAGGGCTTCCTCACCGGCGGCGACCAAGTCGGCGAGCAAGCGCGCCTTCCAGTCGGTCCAGACGCTCGGGCCGGTGGCGAGGGAGTCGGCCTGCGTCAGGGCGTGGAGCAGGTCCAGCAGCACGATGTCGCCGTCCAGGGTTTTGGCGACGCGGGACACGGTGGCGGGGTCGGCGATGTCGCGGCGGGTGGCGGTGTGCGGGAGCAGGAGGTGGTGGCGGACCATCGCGGCGACCGTCTGCACGTCGGCCGACGGCAAACCGAGGCGCGCGGCCACCTGCGCGGCGATGTCGGCGCCCAGTTCGGAGTGGTCGGCGTCGCGGCCTTTGCCGATGTCGTGCAGCAGCGCGCCGATCAGGAGCAGGTCGGGGCGAGCGACGGTCGTGGTCAGGCGAGCAGCCTCGACGCACGTCTGCACGAGGTGCCGGTCCACCGTCCACTGGTGCACGGGCGAACGCGGCGGCAGGTCGCGCACAGCGCCCCATTCCGGGAACAGGCGGGCCCACAACCCCGTCCGGTCAAGGGCCTCGACGGCGTCGACCAGGCCCTCCCCCGCGCCGAGGAGCTCCACCAACGCGTTGCGGGCCTCGTCCGGCCACGGCGCGCGCAGTTCGGGCGCGGAGTCGGCCAGCGTGCGCAAAGTGCCGTGCGCGATGGGTTTGCCCGTGCGCGCCGAGGCAGCGGCGACGCGCAGCAGCAAAGCCGGGTCCTTCGCGGGTACGGCGTCACGGGCGAGCGACACCTCGTCGCCGTGCAGCACCACGCCCTCGGCCAGCGGGGTGCGCGAAGGCCGTCGCCCGAACCGCGGCCGGGAAGGCTCCACAGTGGACCGCAGGGCGACGTCGACGGCGTAGGCGATCGTCCGTCCCGCACCGGAAAGCTTGCGCGCCAACGTGAACCGGTCGGCGAGCCCGAGCTCCGAAGCCACGACCTCGGCTTCCGGCGCGCTCAGGATGTCC
The sequence above is a segment of the Amycolatopsis sp. 2-15 genome. Coding sequences within it:
- a CDS encoding [protein-PII] uridylyltransferase, producing the protein MSTHGGELVRAREQLLTGRHGPAALRAALVDLYEFWLAKGAAAAGVDGTATAGVALVAVGGLGRRELVPFSDLDLVLVHNGNPRVGELADALWYPLWDAKLGLDHSVRTPGEALKVASEDLRTQLGLLDARHLAGDAELTSRLASAARDQWRRTARKRLDELADSVRTRWRRSGEIAQSAEPDLKHGRGGLRDFAVLEALALAQLTARPGEELLAAKALLLDVRTELRRELRRERDILSAPEAEVVASELGLADRFTLARKLSGAGRTIAYAVDVALRSTVEPSRPRFGRRPSRTPLAEGVVLHGDEVSLARDAVPAKDPALLLRVAAASARTGKPIAHGTLRTLADSAPELRAPWPDEARNALVELLGAGEGLVDAVEALDRTGLWARLFPEWGAVRDLPPRSPVHQWTVDRHLVQTCVEAARLTTTVARPDLLLIGALLHDIGKGRDADHSELGADIAAQVAARLGLPSADVQTVAAMVRHHLLLPHTATRRDIADPATVSRVAKTLDGDIVLLDLLHALTQADSLATGPSVWTDWKARLLADLVAAGEEALHGKGFTAPDPLDSSQRELMAEAVRSGIGEVRITAHGKVVTVTLAVPSRAELLAPAAGVLALNSLEVHAAVLRDRVGVFTASPKFGSLPDSTLLREQFSRAVAGTLPLTQRLAAKERDYATTASSVVAPKVLWFDDETSGPNTVVLELRATDRIGLLFRVARALSRSGASVHWAKATTLGGAVVDSFAVSPSTGRIDSPWRAQVEDAVLTAAS